One Primulina tabacum isolate GXHZ01 chromosome 10, ASM2559414v2, whole genome shotgun sequence DNA segment encodes these proteins:
- the LOC142506118 gene encoding ribonucleoside-diphosphate reductase small chain-like yields the protein MPSIPEEPLLAPNPDRFCMFPIEYPQIWEMYKKAEASFWTAEEVDLSQDLAHWNALTADEKHFIKHVLAFFAASDGIVLENLAGRFMKEVQVSEARAFYGFQIAIENIHSEMYSLLLETYIKDSAEKNRLFRAIDTVPCVEKKAKWALRWIDGSETFAERLIAFACVEGIFFSGSFCAIFWLKKRGLMPGLTFSNELISRDEGLHCDFACMLYGLLRMKPSEEKVKGLVRDAVDIEREFVCDALPCALVGMNGMLMSQYIEFVADRLLIALGYNKLYGVPNPFDWMELISLQGKTNFFEKRVGEYQKASVMSSLNGNGETHVFKLDEDF from the coding sequence ATGCCATCGATCCCGGAAGAACCGCTCCTCGCGCCGAACCCAGACCGCTTCTGCATGTTCCCCATCGAGTACCCTCAGATCTGGGAAATGTACAAGAAGGCAGAAGCTTCCTTTTGGACAGCCGAGGAGGTTGATTTGTCGCAGGACCTCGCCCATTGGAACGCCCTTACTGCCGATgagaagcattttatcaaacatgtttTGGCATTCTTTGCTGCATCCGATGGCATTGTTTTGGAGAATTTAGCTGGAAGGTTCATGAAAGAAGTCCAGGTTTCCGAAGCGCGTGCGTTTTATGGGTTCCAGATTGCCATTGAGAACATCCACTCAGAAATGTATAGTCTTCTGCTAGAGACTTATATAAAGGATTCGGCTGAGAAGAATCGCCTCTTCCGAGCTATTGACACTGTCCCTTGTGTGGAGAAGAAGGCCAAGTGGGCTCTACGCTGGATCGATGGCTCTGAAACTTTTGCGGAGCGTTTAATCGCCTTTGCTTGTGTCGAAGGAATATTCTTCTCCGGAAGCTTCTGTGctatattttggttgaaaaaaCGCGGTCTTATGCCGGGATTAACTTTTTCAAACGAGTTAATCTCGAGAGACGAGGGTCTGCACTGCGACTTCGCGTGCATGCTGTACGGTTTGCTGAGAATGAAGCCTAGTGAGGAGAAAGTGAAGGGCCTTGTGAGGGATGCGGTTGACATAGAGAGAGAATTCGTCTGTGATGCTCTTCCTTGCGCGTTGGTGGGGATGAACGGGATGCTGATGAGTCAATACATCGAGTTTGTGGCCGATAGATTGCTCATCGCTCTGGGATACAACAAGCTTTACGGAGTGCCGAACCCGTTTGATTGGATGGAACTGATCAGTCTGCAGGGCAAGACAAATTTCTTTGAGAAGAGGGTCGGGGAGTACCAGAAAGCTTCTGTAATGTCGAGTTTGAATGGCAACGGAGAGACCCACGTCTTCAAACTTGATGAAGATTTCTGA
- the LOC142506153 gene encoding putative phytol kinase 3, chloroplastic — translation MFSDNTLCNDVIATVLAGGVALSLLRLWEETAKRGIFDQNLNRKIVHVTVGLVFMLCWPMFSYDAKGAVLAALVPGVNIIKMLLLGLGIWKDEKTVKSMSRFGDHRELLKGPLYYASTITWACFMYWRTSPIAIASICNLCAGDGMADIVGRHFGCQKLPYNSNKTILGTVAMATAGFLSSIGFMFYFSSFGYIQESTDMILGFLIVSLVSALVESHPLSTKVDDNLTVPLTSFLVGSFVL, via the exons ATGTTTTCCGATAATACGCTCTGCAATGACGTCATCGCCACCGTGTTGGCTGGCGGGGTAGCTTTGTCTTTACTTAGACTATGGGAAGAAACAGCGAAAAGAGGGATCTTTGACCAG aatttaaaTAGGAAGATTGTACACGTAACTGTTGGATTAGTTTTCATGCTTTGCTGGCCCATGTTCAG TTATGATGCTAAGGGAGCAGTTTTAGCAGCTCTTGTTCCTGGAGTCAATATCATTAAGATGCTTCTTTTGGGACTTGGAATATGGAAAGATGAGAAAACTGTCAAGTCAATGAGCAGATTTGGGGACCACAG GGAACTCCTCAAGGGACCGTTGTACTATGCTTCCACGATTACATGGGCATGTTTTATGTACTGGAGAACTTCTCCTATAGCAATTGCATCAATCTGTAACCTCTGTGCTGGAGATG GTATGGCAGATATTGTGGGGAGGCATTTCGGATGTCAGAAACTTCCTTACAACAGCAACAAAACAATTCTTGGCACTGTCGCTATGGCAACTGCTGGTTTCTTGTCCTCCATCGG ATTCATGTTCTATTTCTCCTCCTTTGGATACATTCAAGAAAGCACGGATATGATTCTCGGGTTCTTGATCGTGTCCCTTGTTTCCGCTCTTGTCGAatcccatccactgagcaccaAGGTTGATGACAATCTGACTGTTCCCCTCACGTCCTTCTTGGTTGGAAGTTTTGTTCTATAA
- the LOC142506032 gene encoding uncharacterized protein LOC142506032: MNNLYVKWVPPPDMNRNTEWFTYPGVWTSYILILFFFWFLFFSIFNCTPGIAWTIVNLGHFIVTYHFFHWKKGTPFAEDQGIYNGLTWWEQIDNGKQLTRNRKFLTVVPLVLYLIASHTTDYRHPMLSLNTLAVLVMVIAKFPNMHKVRIFGINGDY; encoded by the exons ATGAATAATCTCTACGTGAAGTGGGTGCCGCCGCCGGATATGAATCGGAACACCGAGTGGTTCACGTACCCCGGTGTCTGGACCTCTTATattctcattctcttcttcttCTGGTTCCTATTTTTCTCGATCTTCAATTGTACCCCCGGAATCGCCTGGACGATTGTTAATCTCGGTCATTTCATT GTAACTTACCACTTCTTCCATTGGAAAAAGGGGACTCCTTTTGCTGAGGACCAGGGAATTTACAATGGTTTAACTTGGTGGGAGCAGATTGATAATGGGAAGCAGCTCACTCGCAATAGAAAGTTCCTCACGGTTGTCCCTCTCGTTCT CTACTTGATTGCTTCGCATACAACCGACTACCGGCACCCTATGCTATCATTGAACACACTTGCAGTACTTGTTATGGTTATTGCCAAGTTTCCGAATATGCACAAAGTTCGAATCTTCGGAATTAACGGAGATTATTGA
- the LOC142504737 gene encoding pyridoxine/pyridoxamine 5'-phosphate oxidase 2-like, giving the protein MGSPSAAASWKQLVLSSIQSNSHLNHSSFLQIASVASNGRPSNRTVVFRGFQDDGHKIQINTDSRTHIDDLKHCPFAEICWYFTNIWEQFRIGGQVDVIDGTNSDPFKLQQRERSWFACSLKSMMQYLAPAPWLLFASEQQPTETPTLDSFMSSVGVFCLLVLNLGQVDYLNLKSNERLIFTAGQDGSGETHWSVEKVNP; this is encoded by the exons ATGGGGAGTCCATCGGCGGCGGCGTCATGGAAGCAGCTCGTTCTCAGctcaattcaatcaaattcCCACCTCAACCACTCTTCTTTCTTGCAGATT GCTTCTGTAGCATCTAACGGCAGACCCTCCAATCGCACTGTTGTATTCAG GGGATTCCAAGATGACGGCCATAAGATTCAAATCAACACCGATTCTCGCACTCAC ATTGATGATCTCAAGCACTGTCCATTTGCTGag ATTTGTTGGTATTTCACGAATATTTGGGAGCAATTCCGGATTGGTGGGCAAGTAGATGTCATAGATGGAACAAATTCTGATCCATTTAAACTTCAG CAAAGAGAGAGGTCTTGGTTTGCCTGCTCTCTTAAATCGATGATGCAGTATTTGGCGCCCGCACCATGGCTTCTTTTTGCGAGTGAACAACAGCCAACAGAAACGCCTACACTGGATTCTTTTATGAGTTCTGTTGGTGTATTTTGCCTACTCGTTCTGAACCTCGGCCAG GTTGACTATTTAAATTTGAAGAGCAACGAGAGGTTGATATTTACAGCAGGACAGGATGGTAGTGGAGAGACGCATTGGAGTGTGGAAAAAGTCAATCCTTGA
- the LOC142505558 gene encoding uncharacterized protein LOC142505558 isoform X3, with protein sequence MEHHQSFHPSSSQISSAGKMPEVTSKSPAAADIASYLPLKLIKSEIVPPAPSRPKHGSEHVIDWLLDFDGYSWIVYGASSLLVISHFPNPLSQAEAKIGPVFRQVLELSRSRGSDVCVSAVSWSPAEPCVGELGAAIDECIQLFSYNSDDTSSSSFCWSQTAVLSQTTKVEAIQWTGSGDGIISVGIEVMFWRRNVKSWEIAWKFRPKVPQTLISTTWSLQGLSATAPYGLNNGVASSLTNEARNYGSLANNSVLICQGDGLSKYMQAELHHPMPVGMIQWRPSTGKPLSRHVVHAPRSVLLTCSFDGAVRLWSEIDAGRIRRSGKDSNDHRSPRLSFCVIGVIEVYQTLNGSLGSDIFVFWATEVESIKLLYDEACYSRLNDSQYDDASSCEWLIGLGPDRATTLWAVHCLDDFAPVRFPRITLWKKQELVSSEMETSQVLVRKVFMMRNLVSGPPVACSLVQLSPCNSFTWIQLYFQRPTREGKSANGYNTENPTPSQSKGIMKADGHTGKILQIAVHPSISGFELAASLDRHGMLLFWSFSIFFSSHIGLPTSTPSWKLYGKISFSGCSHSPNYTCLCWAPAILSEDRALLLGHSDGIDCFILQTSKGDEHNLSFHKLCSISFWACGHQQRVSRICSIPLPPDCDETVSSCKFLLVALWMDRFQALSWEITIHYNGSCRCCCDDRLQIFESDFAGKKYIVSVEPCSSVIPAPHDDDQVTSYSVACPNDLIVSLEQKLSSDNGRGGRCYAYHMITGCMNGSLKLWRSLPTRSSSSGANWDLVGVLSSGQGSITALTPSPCCRKIATASPSDQQNCSSILCIWECMHVQNAGIFLLEDKLCLDGEVVALSWLMMGNGQLLLGVCLQSEVRVYALRRCGHQNFLKSGKPMEKNIWHCIAVHSASPAIHNFLWGPRGTIIVVHDKYFSIFSQFLLLADEDFLSKCCPKFCQDGPFCCNGGIRKLMLSTTFTDSKEPSMKINGQYQLSSEVNMRDDPKSYVQDCEQMHNILTKIWFWSMSEIAENMGGSLPLYHPETLLINISSGNFKRAFVALRHLVKDIASNGSSKKRYGTKVPHNMISPLPMSNYLEGLPTSSSNDNLFQWSSSQPQIGLSQFTSGWGHNDPHIGLTSSSQRSEFVGFIEALDWLHRAGCMTNIEMMQAISLVDLLQEVSDPHSTSAYGSLDEPGRRFWVAVRFQRLFFSRRFNRLPLVEELDVSSELIGWAFHSDCHENLFNSLLSAEPSWEEMRSIGVGFWYSNVTQLRLKMERLARQQYMRNKDPKACSLLYIALNRIQVLAGLFRISKDDKDKPLATFLLRNFQEDNNKAAALKNAYVLMGKHQLELAVAFFLLGGDLSSAVSVCAKNLGDEQLALVICRLIEGYCGPSERNLISKFLLPSALSKDNNWMASFLEWVLGNHSQSFLRILGVEMSSESNSSILSSLHAPFLDPSISQYCMMLATKTVMKNAIGEYRAAVLSQWAVLMNVTSLSRCGLPLEALECHSSSISFFGSLGQGSTMQSPDHNVLVEMLKPPADKHFLNWISKETSHQIMSHSKLNLAMQYLSNLLTEHPSSADIETASFGMFTNYNPVDQEFEKSLNEFHSNLTTAIACFQQKFFLIPLHLIFMAALFFHHKGLEFIGNNILHEYMLKVQSDDKCHADNLFSHPIPSDLLLKATEEFSCIFAKYVLFSCVNCNHSSYLDNGSIACEARFCWLAAWGFSNQGITWSFGCLTAMLRLILRPYTKEFEMMLFHILALVKYHVFFSSAWLQRNLNALLVIVRPILTPLMRGNVSNELTVEDLNALLSEIVEKLTRESTYVQLPTCVEIDGRKQEQNVGSVPSAPEAKSWELMSGSLWVHMVKFLEHQLNTLPVILDGICPSPTPSLSIPDCKNLPLEMGLVSSTLVEFLKLTKAGVSFYCSRQFVVNLLQEVDLPNKLILSYLENGFPLPELGDKYNNKSLENTEFLDSGSELSALKKLWLICADRRITHGAFEQEYGNWLPYIKQKSFGGWGETYINISREYESEETSFKKDRLDSPTHAVGSPLACLSPDDHPFKSFGGNDMFDMKKTMPFHNPKEIYKRNGELLEYLTRLCALTLLIIAKVQLPAIERE encoded by the exons ATGGAGCATCACCAGTCCTTCCATCCAAGCTCCAGTCAAATCTCGTCCGCCGGGAAAATGCCGGAGGTTACTTCCAAATCTCCCGCCGCGGCGGACATCGCCTCGTATCTTCCTCTCAAATTGATCAAATCGGAGATCGTTCCTCCTGCCCCGTCCCGTCCCAAACACGGATCTGAACATGTGATCGACTGGCTGCTGGACTTCGATGGATACTCATGGATTGTCTATGGGGCTTCATCTCTTCTTGTAATTTCTCACTTCCCGAATCCTTTGTCCCAGGCCGAAGCGAAGATCGGTCCTGTTTTCCGGCAAGTTCTCGAGCTATCGAGAAGCCGTGGTAGCGACGTTTGCGTCTCGGCCGTCTCGTGGTCGCCTGCAGAACCTTGTGTTGGTGAACTTGGGGCGGCTATAGATGAATGTATCCAGTTGTTCTCATATAATTCAGATGACACTTCGAGCA GTTCTTTTTGTTGGAGTCAGACTGCAGTTCTTTCTCAAACAACGAAGGTGGAGGCCATCCAATGGACGGGGTCTGGGGATGGAATCATTTCAGTAGGTATTGAAGTGATGTTCTGGAGAAGGAATGTGAAATCCTGGGAAATAGCTTGGAAATTTAGACCCAAAGTGCCTCAAACGCTGATATCTACCACTTGGTCGCTTCAAGGATTATCAGCAACAGCACCATATGGACTGAACAATGGAGTTGCATCATCTCTGACCAATGAAGCAAGAAATTATGGTTCTCTGGCAAACAATTCGGTTTTAATTTGTCAAGGTGATGGACTTTCCAAATATATGCAAGCTGAGTTGCATCATCCAATGCCTGTTGGGATGATACAATGGAGGCCATCAACAGGAAAACCATTGAGTAGACATGTTGTACATGCACCGAGGTCAGTGCTTCTAACGTGCAGTTTCGATGGCGCTGTTAGGTTATGGAGTGAAATTGATGCTGGGAGGATTAGAAGATCTGGAAAGGATAGTAATGACCATAGATCACCGAGGTTGTCTTTTTGTGTCATTGGTGTGATTGAGGTTTATCAAACTCTTAATGGTTCTTTGGGCTCCGATATATTTGTATTTTGGGCAACGGAAGTTGAAAGCATAAAACTCCTTTATGATGAAGCTTGCTATTCACGTTTAAATGATTCACAGTATGACGATGCCAGTAGCTGTGAGTGGTTAATTGGCTTGGGTCCTGATAGAGCAACAACTCTATGGGCGGTACATTGTCTTGATGATTTTGCTCCAGTGAGATTCCCAAGGATTACTTTATGGAAGAAACAAGAGTTAGTCAGTTCTGAAATGGAAACAAGTCAAGTATTAGTTCGCAAGGTCTTTATGATGAGAAATCTGGTTTCTGGTCCACCGGTTGCTTGCTCCTTGGTCCAGTTATCACCTTGCAATTCTTTTACCTGGATACAATTATACTTTCAAAGACCAACTAGAGAAGGTAAATCTGCCAATGGATACAATACTGAGAATCCTACGCCGTCTCAAAGTAAAGGAATTATGAAAGCTGACGGCCACACTggaaaaattttgcaaattgcaGTTCACCCGTCCATTTCAGGTTTTGAACTAGCCGCTTCCTTAGATAGACATGGGATGCTTCTTTTTTGGTCATTTTCAATCTTTTTCAGTAGTCACATTGGTTTGCCAACATCAACTCCCTCTTGGAAACTCTATGGAAAAATTTCATTTTCTGGATGCTCTCATTCTCCTAATTACACTTGCTTGTGTTGGGCCCCGGCTATTTTGAGTGAGGACCGAGCTCTTCTACTGGGGCATTCTGATGGTATTGACTGCTTTATCCTTCAGACTTCAAAAGGTGATGAACATAATCTTTCTTTTCATAAGCTATGTTCTATTTCATTTTGGGCTTGTGGTCACCAACAAAGGGTGAGTAGAATATGCTCGATTCCTTTACCTCCTGATTGCGATGAAACTGTTAGCTCTTGTAAGTTTCTGCTTGTTGCACTATGGATGGATAGATTTCAGGCTCTGTCGTGGGAAATAACCATACACTATAATGGTTCATGCCGATGCTGTTGTGATGACCGTTTGCAGATATTTGAATCTGATTTTGCTGGTAAAAAATACATTGTCTCAGTTGAACCATGCTCCTCAGTCATTCCTGCTCCTCATGATGATGACCAAGTTACAAGCTATTCCGTGGCCTGCCCCAATGACTTAATTGTATCTTTGGAACAGAAGCTAAGTTCTGATAATGGAAGGGGCGGCCGCTGCTATGCTTATCACATGATAACTGGTTGCATGAATGGCAGTTTAAAGCTATGGAGGAGCTTGCCAACTCGATCCTCGAGCTCTGGTGCAAACTGGGATCTTGTAGGTGTTCTTTCTTCAGGCCAAGGTTCAATCACAGCCCTTACTCCTAGCCCTTGTTGTCGAAAGATAGCAACAGCTTCTCCAAGTGATCAACAAAATTGCTCTAGTATACTTTGTATATGGGAATGCATGCATGTGCAGAATGCAGGTATCTTCCTTCTAGAAGATAAATTATGTCTCGATGGAGAGGTCGTTGCATTAAGTTGGTTGATGATGGGAAATGGCCAGTTATTATTAGGGGTATGCTTGCAATCTGAAGTGCGAGTATATGCGCTCAGACGCTGCGGACATCAGAATTTTTTGAAATCTGGGAAACCCATGGAGAAAAACATTTGGCATTGTATCGCAGTGCATAGTGCTAGCCCTGCTATTCACAACTTCCTCTGGGGTCCTAGAGGGACAATCATTGTTGTTCACGACAAGTATTTTAGCATTTTTAGTCAGTTTTTATTGTTAGCTGATGAGGATTTTCTGTCCAAGTGTTGCCCAAAGTTCTGCCAGGATGGTCCTTTTTGTTGCAATGGCGGCATCCGTAAACTAATGCTTTCAACAACCTTTACTGATTCGAAAGAACCATCAATGAAGATCAATGGACAGTATCAGTTATCTTCTGAGGTGAATATGAGAGATGATCCAAAGTCATATGTTCAAGACTGTGAACAAATGCATAACATTTTAACTAAGATTTGGTTCTGGAGCATGTCAGAAATAGCAGAAAATATGGGAGGATCCCTGCCTTTATACCACCCTGAGACACTTTTGATCAATATCTCTTCAG GTAACTTCAAACGTGCATTTGTAGCTTTGCGTCATCTGGTCAAAGACATTGCTTCCAATGGATCGTCTAAAAAAAGATATGGCACTAAAGTGCCACACAATATGATTTCACCACTCCCAATGTCAAATTATCTTGAAGGGCTCCCAACTTCAAGTTCAAATGATAATCTATTTCAGTGGAGTAGTTCACAACCACAAATAGGATTATCTCAGTTTACCTCTGGTTGGGGTCATAATGATCCCCATATTGGATTGACTTCATCTTCTCAAAGATCTGAATTTGTAGGCTTCATTGAAGCTCTTGATTGGTTGCACCGTGCTGGATGCATGACAAATATTGAAATGATGCAGGCTATTTCGTTAGTCGATCTCCTTCAAGAAGTTAGTGATCCACACTCCACCTCGGCTTATGGAAGTCTAGATGAACCTGGTAGAAG GTTTTGGGTTGCAGTTAGGTTTCAACGATTATTTTTTTCGCGAAGATTCAATAGGTTGCCTTTGGTGGAAGAACTAGATGTTTCTTCAGAACTGATTGGATGGGCTTTCCATTCAGATTGTCATGAAAATTTGTTCAACTCTCTTTTATCGGCTGAGCCATCGTGGGAAGAAATGCGCAGTATAGGTGTAGGGTTTTGGTACTCGAATGTGACACAATTGCGTTTGAAG ATGGAACGACTGGCTAGACAGCAGTACATGAGAAACAAAGATCCCAAGGCATGTTCACTCCTGTACATAGCTTTAAACAGGATTCAAGTTTTGGCTGGCCTGTTCAGAATAAGCAAAGACGATAAAGACAAGCCATTGGCCACATTTCTGTTGAGAAATTTTCAG GAGGATAATAATAAGGCTGCTGCTCTAAAAAATGCATATGTACTAATGGGAAAGCATCAGCTAGAGCTTGCTGTAGCTTTCTTTCTGCTTGGAGGGGATCTTTCTTCAGCTGTTAGTGTCTGTGCTAAAAACCTAGGGGATGAGCAGCTTGCTCTTGTAATTTGTCGCCTTATTGAGGGTTATTGTGGGCCTTCAGAGCGCAATCTTATTTCAAAGTTTCTCCTTCCATCTGCACTAAGCAAAGACAACAATTGGATGGCAAGTTTTCTCGAG TGGGTGTTGGGGAATCATTCCCAGTCCTTTTTGAGAATACTTGGTGTTGAAATGAGTTCAGAGTCAAATAGCTCCATTCTTTCGTCTTTGCATGCACCATTTCTGGATCCAAGTATCAGTCAGTATTGCATGATGTTGGCTACCAAGACTGTCATGAAAAATGCTATTGGGGAGTACCGAGCTGCTGTGTTAAGTCAGTGGGCTGTACTGATGAATGTGACGTCCTTGAGTAGATGTGGCCTACCT CTTGAAGCTTTGGAATGCCATTCGTCTTCTATTAGCTTCTTTGGCAGTCTAGGGCAAGGGAGTACAATGCAGAGCCCGGATCACAATGTTCTTGTTGAAATGCTGAAACCACCCGCAGATAAACATTTCTTGAACTGGATATCCAAAGAGACGTCACACCAGATTATGTCACATTCTAAACTAAATTTGGCTATGCAGTACCTGTCAAACTTGTTGACAGAACATCCAAGTTCTGCAGATATTGAGACTGCATCTTTTGGGATGTTCACGAACTACAACCCTGTGGATCAAGAATTTGAAAAGTCATTGAACGAATTTCACAGCAATTTGACTACAGCTATTGCGTGTTTTCAGCAGAAGTTCTTTTTGATTCCTCTTCATTTAATTTTCATG GCTGCGTTGTTTTTTCACCATAAAGGCCTAGAGTTTATTGGAAACAATATATTGCATGAATATATGCTGAAAGTTCAATCTGATGACAAGTGCCATGCTGACAACTTGTTCTCGCATCCTATTCCGTCCGATCTTCTATTGAAAGCCACTGAGGAATTTTCCTGCATTTTTGCAAAATATGTTCTTTTCTCTTGTGTAAACTGCAATCACTCTTCATATTTGGACAACGGCAGCATTGCTTGTGAAGCCAGGTTTTGTTGGCTTGCTGCTTGGGGTTTTTCTAACCAAGGGATTACATGGTCATTTGGGTGTTTAACAGCCATGCTTAGGTTGATTCTTAGACCCTACACCAAAGAATTTGAGatgatgctttttcatattctAGCTTTGGTCAAGTACCATGTATTTTTTTCATCAGCTTGGCTTCAAAGGAATCTCAATGCTCTTCTTGTTATTGTTAGACCTATTTTAACCCCATTAATGAGAGGGAATGTGTCTAATGAGCTTACAGTAGAGGACCTCAATGCACTTCTTAGTGAGATTGTGGAGAAACTTACTCGTGAGTCAACTTATGTTCAATTACCAACCTGTGTTGAGATAGATGGACGTAAGCAAGAACAGAATGTAGGAAGTGTGCCATCAGCTCCAGAAGCCAAGAGCTGGGAGCTTATGAGTGGTTCTCTTTGGGTACACATGGTTAAGTTTTTGGAACATCAGCTTAACACATTGCCCGTAATTCTCGATGGTATATGCCCTTCCCCCACCCCGTCTTTGTCCATACCCGATTGCAAAAATTTACCACTGGAAATGGGATTAGTGTCAAGTACTTTAGTTGAATTTCTAAAGCTCACGAAAGCAGGTGTTTCTTTTTATTGTTCGAGGCAATTTGTGGTAAACCTTCTTCAGGAAGTCGACTTACCAAACAAACTTATCCTCTCATATTTAGAAAATGGTTTCCCTCTGCCAGAACTCGGAGATAAATACAACAATAAAAGTCTAGAAAATACAGAATTTCTGGACAGTGGTAGTGAGCTATCAGCTTTGAAGAAATTATGGCTTATTTGTGCTGATCGAAGAATAACTCATGGAGCTTTTGAGCAAGAATATGGCAATTGGCTACcatatattaaacaaaaatcTTTTGGTGGATGGGGCGAAACTTATATAAACATCTCAAGAGAGTATGAATCTGAGGAAACTTCTTTCAAAAAAGATAGACTTGACAGCCCTACTCATGCTGTTGGATCACCTCTTGCTTGTCTGTCCCCAGATGATCACCCTTTCAAAAGTTTTGGGGGAAATGATATGTTTGACATGAAGAAAACTATGCCTTTCCACAATCCTAAAGAAATATACAAGAGAAACGGGGAACTTTTAGAG TATCTGACCAGGCTTTGTGCATTAACTCTGTTGATAATTGCCAAGGTGCAGTTGCCAGCAATAGAAAG GGAATAA